The following are encoded together in the Helicobacteraceae bacterium genome:
- a CDS encoding transporter substrate-binding domain-containing protein: MKKLFRIVASALLAFGVMFGADKSDAHPSSPEAIKARGVLKVAVFGDKPPFGYVDKDGKSVGYDIYFVKRLAKELLGDENKVEYTLVEPAARVDILESGRVDIVFANFTVTDDRKKRVDFANPYFKTAIGVVSHEKDYITDLKQLKNKKLIVIRGTTADVYFTKNHPEISLIKYDQIADAFQALRDARGAALTQDNTLVLAWALENKGFKVGIGSLGGVDPIAPAVQKGNVALRDWINATFEKLDKEKFALKAFNETLKPYYGDFVKPEDLIVEGGKF, from the coding sequence ATGAAAAAGTTGTTTAGGATTGTAGCGTCGGCGTTGCTGGCTTTTGGCGTTATGTTTGGCGCGGATAAATCCGACGCGCACCCTTCGTCGCCGGAAGCGATCAAGGCTCGCGGCGTTTTGAAAGTCGCGGTTTTCGGCGATAAACCGCCGTTTGGCTATGTCGATAAAGACGGCAAAAGCGTCGGCTACGATATTTATTTCGTCAAAAGGCTCGCGAAAGAGCTTTTAGGCGACGAAAACAAGGTCGAATATACGCTGGTAGAACCCGCCGCGCGCGTGGATATACTAGAAAGCGGACGGGTGGATATAGTCTTTGCGAACTTCACCGTAACCGACGATCGCAAAAAGCGCGTCGATTTCGCCAATCCCTATTTCAAAACCGCGATCGGCGTGGTTTCGCACGAGAAAGATTACATTACCGATCTCAAGCAGTTGAAAAACAAAAAGCTGATCGTAATACGCGGCACGACGGCGGACGTATATTTCACCAAAAACCACCCCGAAATATCGTTAATAAAATACGATCAGATCGCGGACGCTTTTCAGGCGTTGCGCGACGCTCGCGGCGCGGCGCTAACGCAGGACAACACGTTGGTGTTGGCTTGGGCGCTGGAAAACAAGGGCTTCAAAGTGGGAATAGGTTCGCTAGGCGGCGTCGATCCGATAGCGCCCGCGGTGCAAAAGGGCAACGTCGCGCTAAGAGATTGGATCAACGCGACGTTTGAGAAACTCGACAAAGAGAAGTTCGCGCTCAAGGCGTTCAACGAGACGCTTAAACCCTACTACGGCGATTTTGTCAAGCCCGAAGACCTGATCGTCGAGGGCGGCAAGTTTTAG
- a CDS encoding amino acid ABC transporter ATP-binding protein encodes MGDLLTLKGVYKRFGKIEVLSDINLSLKSGEVLVIIGPSGCGKSTLLKTINALEEIDDGEIIFDGVNIGDKRADKRLVRTEIGMVFQSYDLFPHMNVIDNIALGPTKVQKIRRTEAEERAMVLLERVGLADKRNAYPRELSGGQKQRVAIVRALAMNPRVMLFDEVTASIDPEMVREVLDCLLELAKEGMTMIVVTHEMGFAKAIADRLIFMDAGKIVEEGPPKRFFENPKSDRAKRFLSRFNFSL; translated from the coding sequence ATGGGTGATCTACTAACGCTAAAAGGCGTATATAAACGATTTGGCAAAATCGAAGTTTTAAGCGATATAAATCTGTCGCTTAAATCGGGCGAGGTTCTAGTGATAATAGGACCTTCCGGTTGCGGCAAAAGCACGCTGTTAAAAACGATAAACGCGCTAGAGGAGATAGACGATGGCGAAATTATTTTTGACGGAGTTAATATCGGCGACAAACGCGCCGACAAACGGCTTGTCCGCACAGAGATTGGAATGGTTTTTCAAAGCTACGACCTGTTCCCGCATATGAACGTCATAGACAACATAGCGCTGGGACCGACCAAAGTTCAAAAAATAAGGAGGACGGAAGCGGAAGAAAGGGCGATGGTTTTGCTAGAAAGGGTGGGTTTAGCCGACAAGAGAAACGCCTATCCGAGAGAGCTTAGCGGCGGGCAGAAACAGCGCGTCGCGATCGTGCGGGCGCTGGCTATGAATCCGCGCGTTATGCTCTTTGACGAAGTAACGGCTTCTATCGATCCGGAGATGGTAAGAGAGGTGTTAGACTGCCTGCTAGAACTCGCCAAAGAGGGCATGACAATGATAGTGGTTACCCACGAGATGGGTTTTGCCAAAGCGATCGCCGATCGCCTGATCTTTATGGACGCGGGCAAGATTGTGGAAGAGGGACCGCCAAAGCGGTTTTTTGAAAATCCAAAAAGCGATCGCGCTAAGCGGTTTTTGAGCCGCTTTAACTTTAGCCTATAA
- a CDS encoding amino acid ABC transporter permease produces the protein MAFSGIEVLFDLNNLERLLGGLWVTIRIALISIFFSAIFGLIVGVIALNKNIYVGFIYKLYLESIRIIPPIVWLFIFYFGFATLFEVRWSGELTGIIVFTIWGTAETGDLVRASISSLPVHQTQSAAALGLSQFQIYRYVIIPQALRRLLPASINLATRIIKTTPLVAMITVVEVLKIGQQIIELSLLNNPRSAFWIYGFIFFLYFIICYPISVLSRKLEQSVNTNG, from the coding sequence TTGGCGTTTTCGGGTATTGAGGTTTTATTTGATCTAAACAATCTCGAACGGCTGCTGGGCGGGCTGTGGGTTACGATCAGGATCGCGTTAATATCCATCTTTTTCTCCGCGATTTTCGGGCTTATCGTAGGCGTGATCGCGCTAAACAAAAATATCTATGTAGGGTTTATATACAAACTATATCTTGAAAGCATAAGAATCATACCGCCGATCGTATGGCTTTTCATCTTTTATTTCGGTTTTGCGACGCTTTTTGAGGTTAGGTGGAGCGGCGAATTGACGGGCATTATCGTCTTTACTATCTGGGGGACGGCGGAGACGGGCGATCTAGTTCGCGCCTCTATCTCAAGCCTCCCCGTTCATCAAACGCAGAGCGCCGCCGCGCTTGGATTAAGCCAGTTTCAGATTTACCGCTACGTGATAATCCCGCAGGCTTTGCGGCGGCTTCTGCCCGCGTCGATCAATCTAGCGACGCGGATTATCAAAACCACGCCGCTCGTGGCGATGATAACCGTCGTCGAAGTATTAAAGATCGGACAGCAGATAATAGAGCTAAGCCTGCTAAACAATCCGCGATCGGCTTTTTGGATATACGGCTTTATATTTTTTCTCTATTTTATTATCTGTTATCCTATATCGGTCTTATCAAGAAAACTAGAGCAAAGCGTTAATACTAATGGGTGA
- a CDS encoding amino acid ABC transporter permease, which produces MALDYNLMIDSLPLYASAAAYTLYLAFCGIALSVAIGLFCAFVLYYKTPYIGWFVKGYIELSRNTPLLIQLFFLHFGLKLESESCAFIGLAFLGGSYMAEAFRGGLEAVEKIQIESASALGLNRLQTALYVVIPQALIVSIPSIGANIIFLVKETSVVSIIAISDILAVAKDIISIHYATSEALIMLTLSYLVLLLPISIAAHFAEKKVKFGVFGY; this is translated from the coding sequence ATGGCGCTTGATTACAATTTGATGATAGATAGCTTGCCGCTTTACGCAAGCGCGGCGGCTTATACGCTCTACCTAGCGTTTTGCGGGATCGCCTTGTCGGTCGCGATCGGGCTTTTTTGCGCGTTTGTCCTATATTACAAAACGCCCTATATCGGCTGGTTTGTAAAAGGGTATATCGAGCTTTCGCGCAATACGCCGCTACTAATCCAGCTATTTTTTCTCCATTTCGGTTTGAAGCTGGAATCCGAATCGTGCGCCTTTATCGGACTTGCGTTTTTAGGCGGCAGTTATATGGCGGAGGCGTTTAGGGGCGGGCTGGAGGCGGTGGAAAAAATTCAGATCGAATCCGCGAGCGCGCTTGGGCTAAATCGTTTGCAAACGGCGCTCTACGTCGTGATTCCGCAGGCGCTTATCGTCTCCATTCCGTCGATTGGCGCGAATATCATATTTTTGGTTAAGGAAACTTCGGTGGTAAGCATAATAGCAATCAGCGATATTTTAGCGGTGGCGAAGGATATTATCTCTATCCACTACGCAACCTCCGAAGCGCTAATTATGCTTACGCTTTCCTATCTTGTTTTGCTGCTTCCTATCTCGATCGCCGCTCATTTCGCAGAGAAAAAGGTGAAATTTGGCGTTTTCGGGTATTGA
- a CDS encoding ABC transporter substrate-binding protein — protein MNKAALALALFVSALFAQQLEVRLSKQYGVNYLPLIVIEDQRLIEKHAKAAGLGEVTTEWITFGSGAVGNDALIAGQVDFVSGGVAPFLRLWDKTKGKVKGFVALDQALYYFNTNNPSITGLRDINKSDRIAVSAVKSSFQAVLLQMASAKEFGVKNYDKFDSQTITLKQPDSLIALTSGVKDITIHIATEPFNTIEARSPLVHRFLTSRDIVGGLHTNLMVWTSEDFYAKNPKLAKAVYAAFDEAIDWINANESEAATLYIRATKTREPHDLIYGVIASADLEYSIKPSENITLFSDFLYDVGAIKSKPASWKELFFDINH, from the coding sequence ATGAACAAGGCGGCGTTAGCGTTAGCGCTTTTTGTATCGGCGCTTTTTGCGCAACAGTTAGAAGTCAGGCTAAGCAAACAATACGGCGTGAACTATCTGCCTCTGATCGTAATCGAGGATCAACGCCTAATCGAAAAACACGCGAAAGCGGCTGGATTAGGAGAGGTTACTACGGAGTGGATCACGTTTGGAAGCGGCGCGGTAGGCAACGACGCGCTGATCGCCGGACAGGTGGATTTTGTCAGCGGCGGCGTGGCGCCGTTTTTGAGGCTATGGGATAAAACTAAGGGGAAGGTAAAAGGTTTTGTCGCTTTGGATCAAGCCCTATACTATTTCAATACGAATAATCCGTCGATAACAGGTTTGCGCGATATTAACAAAAGCGATCGAATTGCGGTCTCGGCGGTTAAGTCGTCGTTTCAGGCGGTATTGTTGCAGATGGCGAGCGCCAAAGAGTTTGGCGTTAAAAATTACGATAAGTTTGACTCGCAAACGATAACGCTAAAACAACCGGATAGTTTAATCGCCTTAACGAGCGGCGTTAAAGATATTACGATTCATATCGCCACAGAGCCGTTTAACACAATCGAAGCGCGATCGCCGTTAGTTCATCGCTTTTTGACCAGCCGCGATATAGTCGGCGGTTTGCATACCAATCTTATGGTTTGGACGAGCGAAGATTTTTACGCCAAAAATCCTAAACTTGCCAAAGCCGTCTATGCGGCGTTCGACGAAGCGATCGATTGGATTAACGCGAACGAAAGCGAGGCGGCGACGCTATATATTAGAGCGACAAAAACGCGCGAGCCGCACGATCTGATATACGGCGTGATCGCTAGCGCCGATCTAGAGTATTCGATCAAACCTTCCGAAAATATAACGCTTTTTAGCGATTTTCTTTACGACGTAGGCGCGATCAAAAGTAAGCCCGCTTCGTGGAAAGAGCTGTTTTTCGATATAAACCATTAG
- a CDS encoding ABC transporter permease, with the protein MSYKSDLEGKLNAARQSAEEKVALSLAQRVFSRGWVRKTLIVCALAVIWQIYAVILDNELIFPTLSAVMIGFWQSIASGELGAKVALSLVMLLSAYGCGILIALTLTIAAITTKVGTDLLETLTAMLNPLAPIALLPMALLWFGLGAPSIIFVICHAVIWPIALNTYNGFTSVSQTLRMVGRNYGLSGFGFVFKVLIPAAFGGILTGLKVSWAFGWRTLIAAELVFGVAGGGGGLGWFIYEKRQQLDIDLTFAGLLTVILIGILVENVIFKTIEKRTVIRWGIKN; encoded by the coding sequence ATGTCATATAAAAGCGATCTTGAAGGCAAACTAAACGCGGCGCGTCAAAGCGCGGAGGAAAAGGTTGCGTTAAGCCTCGCGCAGAGAGTGTTTTCGCGCGGGTGGGTTAGAAAAACGCTGATCGTTTGCGCGCTTGCCGTTATATGGCAGATTTACGCGGTTATTCTGGACAACGAGCTTATCTTTCCCACCCTCTCCGCCGTGATGATAGGCTTCTGGCAGTCGATCGCAAGCGGCGAGCTAGGCGCCAAAGTCGCGCTATCGCTCGTGATGTTGCTTAGCGCATACGGTTGCGGCATACTGATCGCGCTCACGCTTACGATCGCGGCGATCACCACCAAGGTTGGCACCGATCTATTAGAGACGCTAACCGCTATGCTAAACCCCCTCGCGCCGATCGCGCTTTTGCCGATGGCGCTTCTGTGGTTTGGGCTGGGCGCTCCGAGCATTATTTTTGTTATCTGCCACGCGGTTATATGGCCAATCGCGCTCAACACCTACAACGGCTTTACGAGCGTAAGCCAAACGTTGCGCATGGTAGGGCGCAACTACGGCTTAAGCGGCTTTGGCTTCGTGTTTAAGGTGTTGATCCCCGCCGCGTTTGGCGGCATACTAACGGGACTTAAAGTTAGCTGGGCGTTTGGCTGGCGGACGCTGATCGCCGCCGAGCTTGTCTTTGGCGTGGCGGGCGGCGGCGGGGGGCTTGGCTGGTTCATCTACGAAAAGCGCCAGCAATTAGACATAGACCTCACCTTCGCGGGCTTGCTTACCGTTATCCTCATTGGGATTTTAGTAGAAAACGTCATATTCAAAACCATAGAAAAAAGGACGGTGATTCGATGGGGAATAAAAAATTAA
- a CDS encoding ABC transporter ATP-binding protein: MTQSSEFLSIDKITLQYRSEGYLITAVKGVCFSAAKGERLILLGRSGCGKSTILKAIGGFIKPASGSIRLDGELIQAPSSDRAMVFQEFDQLMPWKTALENVAFAIRHARRLRRKEAADEARRYLGKVGLEGFAHSYPHQLSGGMKQRVAIARALAAQAKALLMDEPFAALDALTRSQMQEELLRLYQEEGFTLVFVTHSIDEALILGSKIVMLGPHPGEVIETIKLSGAAASDLALKERINAILFKDRVEYVI; the protein is encoded by the coding sequence TTGACGCAATCTAGCGAGTTTTTATCAATCGACAAGATCACCCTCCAATACCGATCGGAAGGCTATCTGATCACGGCGGTCAAAGGCGTTTGCTTTAGCGCCGCCAAAGGCGAAAGATTGATCTTGCTAGGGCGATCGGGGTGCGGCAAATCGACGATCCTGAAAGCGATCGGCGGTTTTATCAAGCCCGCGAGCGGCTCTATTAGATTAGACGGCGAGCTTATCCAAGCGCCTAGCAGCGATCGGGCGATGGTGTTTCAGGAGTTTGATCAGCTTATGCCGTGGAAAACAGCGCTAGAAAACGTGGCTTTCGCTATACGCCACGCGCGGCGGCTTAGGCGCAAAGAGGCGGCAGACGAGGCGCGGCGCTATCTTGGCAAGGTGGGTTTGGAGGGGTTCGCTCATAGCTATCCGCACCAACTATCGGGCGGAATGAAACAGCGCGTGGCGATCGCCAGAGCTTTGGCGGCGCAGGCGAAAGCGTTGCTGATGGACGAGCCGTTCGCGGCGCTGGACGCTTTGACGCGCTCGCAAATGCAAGAGGAGCTTTTGCGGCTTTATCAGGAGGAGGGCTTTACCCTCGTTTTTGTAACGCACTCCATCGACGAGGCGCTGATACTAGGCAGCAAGATCGTAATGCTCGGTCCGCACCCTGGCGAAGTGATCGAAACGATCAAGCTAAGCGGCGCGGCGGCGAGCGATCTAGCCTTGAAAGAGCGGATCAACGCGATACTATTCAAAGACAGGGTGGAGTATGTCATATAA